The Pantoea eucalypti DNA window CGTTAATGGCTGGATCAACCTGATTTTCGGCATCCTCACGCTGGCAACCGTGCTATTGGTACTCGCGCCCTGGAGCGTAACGCATCACCCCCTGTTTGCCACTCATGAGATGCTGAAGCTGGGACTGGGAGCGCTGGCGTTTCTCATCTGGGGACTGGCGGGCGCATACAGCTGCCGATTTTCACAACGCCGCTGGCTGGTGGCCGCGCTTTGCCCGCTGGGGGTCGCTCTGTTTATTGGCTCAGCTATCCCGGATAAAATCCGTGATGCCAAACAGCCGCAACACTTTGTCTCTGTGATCAGCGAGCGTCTGGCATCCAGTCATTTTATTCTGGCGGACAATCCGGGCGTGGCATCTGCCGCAGCCTGGCACCTGCAACGCAGTGATATCGGCTTCTATGATAATAAAGGTGAGCTGCAATATGGGCTGAGCTACCCGGATGCGCAATCCCGCTTTGTCTCTCAGGCGGATTTTGGCGGCTGGCTTGCCGATCATCGCCGCATGGGAAGCGTGTCCCTGCTGTTACTGGTTGATTCCCCACACAGTGATATCGGCGAGGATGTGCCGGTTCCGGATGCGGTCTATCGCCAGGGCAGGCTTGTCTGCCTTTATTACGGTCAGATGAAGTAAATGCTGCTGCTGATTGTGCTGGTGAGTCTGCTCAGCTGCAGCGCGCAGCTGTGTCAGAAACAGGCGACCCACGCGGTATCAGGCCGCATCCGCTTAAGCTGGATTGGCGTAAGCGTGCTGCTGTTGGGTATCGCGATGCTCCTCTGGCTGCTGGTGCTGCAGCGGGTGCCCGTCAGCCAGGCGTATCCCATGCTGAGCCTTAATTTCATCTTCGTTGCGCTGGCCGGACGCATTTTGTGGCGCGAACGGCTAACGCTTCGTCAGATTGCAGGCACGCTGCTGGTGGTGACGGGCGTCGCGCTAATGGCGAGCCAGCTATGAAAGGATATGGATGGGTTACGTGCAGCGTGCTGCTGGTCTCAGCGGCACAGCTGATGATGCGCTGGGCGATGCCGCGCCTGCCTGATGTCAGTAGCCTGACGTCGCTGCCAACAGTTGCCATACTGCCTGCCTTGTTGCTGCTGGCCGGGTTGGGAGCTTATGCTGTTTCCATGCTCTGCTGGATTCGGGCGCTGCACTATTTTCCGCTTAATCGGGTCTATCCACTGCTCAGCCTGAGTTACGTGCTGGTCTGGCTGGTGGCGGTTTGCTTACCGGTATTTCACGAAGCATTTAGCTGGCGTAGCTTAGCTGGTGTGGTGATTATTTTAATCGGGCTACTGTGCATTGTTGTTAAGCCCTGAACATTCCGTCTTTTACCATTTCCGCAATGAACACCGTTTTATTAACGTTTCCGGGCGGTAGTTAATGCCGTCATGATGGATTGTTTAGCGTTTTCATGATAAATATCCATTTTGTTATCGTTTTCGGGCGACGGATAAAGGATTCGACATGCTGGTTGGCTTTAGCGCACTGTGCGAACGTTATGCTATCAAACTGGCGCAGCCCTTACGCGTAAAGTCAGCTATTGGAACCGTACGCTCACATCATGAGGGCCAGGGACAGGTAGAAAATCATTATCCACCAGGCTATCAGCCGGAAGATGATTTTGCGGGTCACTTTGCCTTTGGTCTCAAGTACGAAGAGATCCATCTGGAGTTTTTCGCACGCCTGTTTACGACCATCGGACCACAACCTTTGGAAGCGTGGTGTCGGCAGGAACCGTTCGGACAGTATGCGCGACGGGCCGGCTTTCTCTATGAATGGCTGACTGGTAATACCTTACAGGTACCGGACGTCACCAACGGAGGCTATGTTGAGGCGATTTCATCCAAAGCGTATCTGACCCGAACGACCGTGAACCGTAACAGGCGCTGGCGCATCAATAATAATCTGCCAGGATCCGCTGATTTCTGCCCACTGGTACGCAAAACCGCAGCCATTGAGCAGGCGCTCACGTTCGATCTCAACGATGCTTTGCATGATCTGGATAACACCTTTGGCGCGGATATTCTGATGCGCACCGCCAGCTGGCTGACATTTAAAGAGTCACGTGCCAGTTTCCTGATTGAGAAAGAGGCGGACCAGGGCGATCGTATCCAGCGATTTGCCCACGTTATCGCGCAGTATTGCGGCCAGCTTGAGGATCCGCTCAGCGATGCCAGCCTGCATACCATACAGCAGGGCATTCTTGGCCAGGATGCGCTGGGATTGGGGCTGCGACGTTCGCCCGTGTTTGTCGGACAGTCGACCATGCGTGAAGATATCGTCCACTATATTGCACCACACTATGATGACGTTCCGCGCTTTATGAATGGGCTTAAAGTCTTTGAACAGGCTACGCGGGGGGCCGCACCACTGGCTCGTGCGGGGGTTATCGCGTTTGGCTTTGTCTATATCCATCCGATGCGCGACGGCAATGGCCGCATCCACCGTTTTTTAATCAATGACACACTGATTCGTGATGGAGCGATACCGGATGGCGTGATCCTGCCTGTTTCAGCCACCATTACCAGTTCGATGGATTTTCGGGTCGGTTACGATCGCACGCTGGACGTATTTTCTAAACGGCTAATGCGGCGCTATGCAGGCTGCTATCGGTTTGGCGAGTTGAAAACCTATGAAGATGGCACGCGGAGTAATTTCACTTTCACCGAGTATGAGGATGCCCGTTTCGCCTGGCGTTATCCCGACTTAACCGAGCATGTGCTTTATACCTGCAGAGTCATCGAGCACACGGTCCGGACTGAAATGGCTGATGAAGCGCGCGTATTGGTGATATTTCAGCGCGCTCAACAGCAGTTGAAGGAGGTCGTTGAGATGCCTGATCAGGACGCCAGTCGTATTATCCGTTCGCTGAAAGAAAATGGCTGGCAGATTTCTGGCAAGCTCAAAAAAACGTTCCCGCTGCTGGATGATACAACTACTGCACAACAGATTGTGGAAGCGGTCAGGTCAGCGTTTGAGACCCACACAGACTAAGTATTCAGGTGTCATGTGAGGTCGCTGAGCACTGCATTTAGCAGAGCGGTTTAAGTTTTGCAGCCAGCGTACCTATATCGCTGACAATCAAATCCGGTGCAGGTGCCAGCGGGTAAAGTGCCTGTCCTTTGCGGGTAACAAATGCGGTTTTCATTCCTGCGCGTTTTGCTCCACCCACATCCCAGCCATGAGCGGCCACCATCATGCACTGTGATGCAGGCTGATCCATTTCCTGCATTGCCCACTGATACACTTTCAGATCGGGCTTATAAACCTGAACCTGTTCCACGCTGAGAATGCGCGTGAACAGCCGAGCCAGTCCGGCAGAACTGAGCTGCTTTTCGGCCAGTGCCGCAGAAGAGTTGGTCAGCGCGACCAGTGTAAATCCCTGTTGCTGCAGAGCACTCAGTCCTGCGGCGACATCAGGATGGGCTGGCATGGCTGCGATAATGTCAGCCAGCGGTGTTGCGTCTGCAGGCAGAGTAATACCATAGCGTGTGGCGGTCATCTGCAGCACTGCTTCGGCGATATCACCAAAGTTATGCCAGCTGCCGGTCACCGACTCCACGAGTGAATGATGTAATAGCGAGGTAAACCAGGCTTCAGCACGCTCCGGTCGGTCACCGAGTCGCTGCGCGACAACCCGGTTCAGCTCAGTGGTATCCAGCAGGGTCTCATTGACATCAAAAAACAGGGTGCCGCTGTAGGGTGCGGGGTTATGACTGTCGGTCATCGTGCCTCCGGTTGGTTTAATGGATGTGACAGGTGAGGCGTTAAAGACGCTCTCTGAAGGTAGAACACCGGTGAGGATTGCTCAATATCGAGTGCTGCGATAGTTAGAAATCAAACTGGAAAACCTGATGTGATTCAGAAAATTAGTTATGCGCATAATACTTATTATGTTAAATAATATTGTTCGATGTATATGTCCTTAGTGACACATTTAAATCACCTTCCATGGTGCGATGTCTTTCAAGTCAGAAAATATAATGAAAGAAATAATCAGTCATCAGACAGTAAATCTTCAACATCTTTAAAGTCACCAAGAGCGGACGTTAATAGCTCTATAATTTCAGATGATATTTGTTCAGCACTTAAAGTAAGTGAAGAATCTGAAAGATCATTATTAATCCAAAAAATATCTAAATTTGTTCTTTCCCTAGACATAATTTCATCATAAGTGAACTCTCGCCACCTGCCACTTGGCCCCATCGACCCATCATCAGATTGGGATGCACTCCAGTTTGCAATTCTTGATCTGTAATCAGATGGTTTATACAAAGTGATGAACTCTTCAAAATCATTCCATGTTAATTTATTTTTTCTTAGTGTTTTATGAATATTTGTCCTTAGATCATATATCCAAACAGACTTGGTTCCAGGCTTTAATCCGGGCTTACATGCGTCAAAGAAAATGACATTTGCGGTAACGCCTTGAGCATAAAATATGCCACTTGGCAAGCGTAATATTGTGTGTAAATTGAACTTATCTAATAATTTCTTTCTGATTATCTCACCAGGTCCGCCTTCAAATAGCACATTATCTGGAACAATAACTGCAGCTCTACCTTCCACTTTCAGCATGTTTGCAATATGTTGGATAAAATTCAACTGTTTGTTTGAAGTTGTTGTCCAGAAGTCATCACGATTATAGAATGATTTATCCTTTTGAGATTTATTCTCCATAATGTTGGTAAAAGTCAAACTGCTTTTTTTACCAAAAGGTGGATTGGCAAGAACTATATCAACTTTACTCTTAGGTCTATTCAATAATGCATCAGTGTTAGAAATTGGAAAGCTATTTAGGTTTATACCATTCAAATATAAATTCATCGCACACAATCGTGTAACTGAATGAGAAATATCATTGCCAGTGAAGGTATGATTGTTTATAAAATTTGTTTCTTTATCGCTAAGAATTTTTGGTTTTCTTAACCCCGACTTCCTGTCAATATCATTCAACAGAAAGTCATGTGCAACAATTAAAAAACCACCCGTCCCACATGCTGGATCAGAAATTGACTCATTAGGTTTAGGTTTAATTACATCAACAATGGCTTCAATTATTGGTCTAGGAGTGAAGTATTGTCCAGCTCCTTTTTTTTCGCTTTCAGCAGACCGCTGCAATAAACCTTCATAAATAGCACCTTTAATATCGAAGCTTAGAGAAGACCAAGATTCCTTATCAATGAGGTTAATTAACTTCCTAAGGTTGGCTTCATCTCTGATTTTGTTTTCAGCATTTTTAAAAATAACCCCTATACTTCCTTTTTCACCACTTAATTTTTTTAGAGATTCTGAGTAGTAATTAATAATACTGTTTTTATCACAGTCTAATAGACAACCCCAGACGTCTACGACCTCAACATTTAAGCCAGGCGTAGATTCATTGATAGCTGAAGCCATTTTAAGAAATATAAGGAAAGTTAGCTGTTCTACATAGTCACCATAGCCTATCCCCTCATCTCTTAAGACATGCGCATAGTTCCAAACGCGATTGACAATGTCTGTTGTACTGATATTAGTCATTTTATTCTCTATCAAGTATTGTTTTTACCCACGGTTCATGGTAATGCTGCCTCAAGTACAATTTCGCTGCAGTAATAAATTTAGAATCTGGCCATGTGAAACGTATCAACTTTATTATTTCTTTTATATTGGTCGTAATTTGCTCAGAGCTGACTTGGTGGCCATTTTTAAATGATTCATTTGTGCTCGCAACTAACTGGTCGATTCGTTGCCTTATAGCTTGGCGTGCCATTTTAGTAGGCTTATGATTTAAATGATACTTTTCTATAGATTCTTTGGCTCTCAAATAATCTTCTGAATTTTCATCATTACTATTAGGACATGCCTGACCATTTTTGTCAAAGGTGAGCAAACTGTAATCATTCTGATTAGTAGGATCGAGAAGTTTAGGACGTTCTCTGTTTACATCCGTTTTACATGTGTTCCAATGTGGAGGAGTGATTATAGGGAAGTGATCTTGTTTCCCTCCAGCAGTTTTAACGTCTACCCTTCTAGAGTTACAATAAGTACAACAAAACCTGTAGTTTCTCCACTCAAATGCTAACCACCAATAACCAGGGTGATCTGGGCACTCCGCTACTGAATTTTTAGGTCTAAAATGATCAATTGGTTTATCTGACCTCAGTTCATTTGTCTCGCAATACCAACATTTTCCGTTCGATATTTTTGACATTTGTTCGCCTAACTGAGACCACACATCACTCTTAGCAGAGATTGCCCTTTTACGAGCATTAGTCTTTGCAGTCTCCAACTCGGCATTTAATCTATTAATATCCCAAGCTTCTCTAACTGACTTTTGAAGGGTTTTTTGTTCTGCCTCATTTATTTTTTTGTTTACATAAACCCATGCATTGTCAACAGTCTTCTCCCAGTCGTCAGGCAGATTAAGTTCTAATTCATCAAGTTCGATATAGCGCATTATTTTTTACCATCTTCTTCGTCAAGTTGTGATAGTATATCATCGGTCATTCTAGCTAATTCTTCACGGTCACTGTCTGTTAGGAATGTATTGGTATTTAACTTATCACCATGTTTACGTGACCATGCTTTGACGAAGGCAGAAAAGTATGGGTCTGAGTAGGATTCAAGAAAACCTAGCTCAGACAGTTGTGATTGGAGGGATTCAAATCGCTCTTCTTGTTTCTGAGTTCTATTTTCAGAGGCTAACAATACTGCATGTTCATCAAGTTTTTCCAAAGTTTCAACATCAACATCAGATCTTAGACCAAACATATCACTCATTAAAATCCCCGAAAACCCCATTCCTTTGGGTTCATATAGAGGGGTTGAAGAATAAACCTTCAAACTCTCTTCATCTCTTTTCATAATTTGAATTTGAGATTTTTTTAAAGTAGAAATCACTATTGGGTCATGTGTAGCTAAGACAATATGGCTATTTTCTACAGCGCCATTAGTGTTTAGGCCATCATCAAGTTTAAATCCTGCAATTTCTTTTAAATATCTAATGTATTCCATGCTCCAAGCTGGATTTAAATGTGTATCAGGCTCATCGAGTAAAAATAAAGATTCATCATCACGAGTAAAACGGAGAAGGCCCAGCACTGTCAATAACTGTTGCTCACCTTCACTTAACTCTCTAAAAGTAAGCGTTTCGTTCGTTCCGTTTTTATTTTTTACCTTTACCTTAATCCTTACTTCATGAACTAAATTTGAAAAATATATACTTTCAAGTAATTTAAAAAAGTCCTTTTCAGTAGTGCAG harbors:
- the arnE gene encoding 4-amino-4-deoxy-L-arabinose-phosphoundecaprenol flippase subunit ArnE encodes the protein MLLLIVLVSLLSCSAQLCQKQATHAVSGRIRLSWIGVSVLLLGIAMLLWLLVLQRVPVSQAYPMLSLNFIFVALAGRILWRERLTLRQIAGTLLVVTGVALMASQL
- the arnF gene encoding 4-amino-4-deoxy-L-arabinose-phosphoundecaprenol flippase subunit ArnF codes for the protein MKGYGWVTCSVLLVSAAQLMMRWAMPRLPDVSSLTSLPTVAILPALLLLAGLGAYAVSMLCWIRALHYFPLNRVYPLLSLSYVLVWLVAVCLPVFHEAFSWRSLAGVVIILIGLLCIVVKP
- a CDS encoding Fic family protein, with protein sequence MLVGFSALCERYAIKLAQPLRVKSAIGTVRSHHEGQGQVENHYPPGYQPEDDFAGHFAFGLKYEEIHLEFFARLFTTIGPQPLEAWCRQEPFGQYARRAGFLYEWLTGNTLQVPDVTNGGYVEAISSKAYLTRTTVNRNRRWRINNNLPGSADFCPLVRKTAAIEQALTFDLNDALHDLDNTFGADILMRTASWLTFKESRASFLIEKEADQGDRIQRFAHVIAQYCGQLEDPLSDASLHTIQQGILGQDALGLGLRRSPVFVGQSTMREDIVHYIAPHYDDVPRFMNGLKVFEQATRGAAPLARAGVIAFGFVYIHPMRDGNGRIHRFLINDTLIRDGAIPDGVILPVSATITSSMDFRVGYDRTLDVFSKRLMRRYAGCYRFGELKTYEDGTRSNFTFTEYEDARFAWRYPDLTEHVLYTCRVIEHTVRTEMADEARVLVIFQRAQQQLKEVVEMPDQDASRIIRSLKENGWQISGKLKKTFPLLDDTTTAQQIVEAVRSAFETHTD
- a CDS encoding haloacid dehalogenase type II, whose product is MTDSHNPAPYSGTLFFDVNETLLDTTELNRVVAQRLGDRPERAEAWFTSLLHHSLVESVTGSWHNFGDIAEAVLQMTATRYGITLPADATPLADIIAAMPAHPDVAAGLSALQQQGFTLVALTNSSAALAEKQLSSAGLARLFTRILSVEQVQVYKPDLKVYQWAMQEMDQPASQCMMVAAHGWDVGGAKRAGMKTAFVTRKGQALYPLAPAPDLIVSDIGTLAAKLKPLC
- a CDS encoding HsdM family class I SAM-dependent methyltransferase: MTNISTTDIVNRVWNYAHVLRDEGIGYGDYVEQLTFLIFLKMASAINESTPGLNVEVVDVWGCLLDCDKNSIINYYSESLKKLSGEKGSIGVIFKNAENKIRDEANLRKLINLIDKESWSSLSFDIKGAIYEGLLQRSAESEKKGAGQYFTPRPIIEAIVDVIKPKPNESISDPACGTGGFLIVAHDFLLNDIDRKSGLRKPKILSDKETNFINNHTFTGNDISHSVTRLCAMNLYLNGINLNSFPISNTDALLNRPKSKVDIVLANPPFGKKSSLTFTNIMENKSQKDKSFYNRDDFWTTTSNKQLNFIQHIANMLKVEGRAAVIVPDNVLFEGGPGEIIRKKLLDKFNLHTILRLPSGIFYAQGVTANVIFFDACKPGLKPGTKSVWIYDLRTNIHKTLRKNKLTWNDFEEFITLYKPSDYRSRIANWSASQSDDGSMGPSGRWREFTYDEIMSRERTNLDIFWINNDLSDSSLTLSAEQISSEIIELLTSALGDFKDVEDLLSDD